The Oxalobacteraceae bacterium OTU3CINTB1 genome includes a window with the following:
- a CDS encoding MATE family efflux transporter produces MSALKSPSGTPPMFNLAWPLLVELGLAIGAGVVGTALASRISDAAGGAFAIASQVSATLFILFRIIGAGVSVVVTQNLGGGQRDAADKVARAVVGASTWLGAVAALAALAGANGLLHLLNAPPEVFPLAAPLLMALAPSLLFDAWNASMASVMRAHLRTRDTLLVLIAMHVSHLALAIPLMYGWGPLPAMGLPGFAVALAVSRAIGLALHLWLWRIHLGVTLVRSDWWRLPRRELAAVLHIGLPGAAENIAYRLAFMFSVATAAQLGATSLATQAYVLQLMGGVMMFSIATGLAVEIVVGYLIGAGDLREAHAVVRRALKIGLVACVVIAAAAALGGRWLLGWFTQDQQIVDAGITLLWITVLLEPGRTFNLVVINALRAAGDARFPVMAGALSMLLVLAGGSWVLGVVLGWGLVSVWIAYVADEWIRGLIMWHRWQTHAWVPHARASRKRLRPAIVVEG; encoded by the coding sequence ATGTCCGCTCTCAAATCCCCCTCCGGCACCCCGCCCATGTTCAATCTGGCGTGGCCGCTGCTGGTCGAACTGGGATTGGCGATAGGCGCCGGCGTGGTCGGCACCGCGCTGGCCTCGCGCATCTCGGACGCCGCCGGCGGCGCCTTCGCGATCGCCAGCCAGGTCTCGGCCACCTTGTTCATCCTGTTTCGCATCATCGGCGCCGGCGTCAGCGTGGTCGTCACGCAAAATCTCGGCGGCGGCCAGCGTGACGCCGCCGACAAGGTCGCGCGCGCGGTGGTCGGCGCCAGCACCTGGCTCGGCGCGGTCGCCGCGCTGGCCGCGCTGGCCGGCGCCAACGGGCTGCTGCATCTGCTCAACGCGCCGCCCGAGGTATTCCCGCTGGCCGCGCCGCTGTTGATGGCGCTAGCGCCGTCGCTGCTGTTCGACGCCTGGAACGCCTCGATGGCCAGCGTGATGCGCGCCCATTTGCGCACCCGCGACACGTTGCTGGTGCTGATCGCCATGCACGTCAGCCACCTGGCGCTGGCCATCCCGCTGATGTACGGCTGGGGACCGCTGCCCGCCATGGGCCTGCCCGGCTTCGCGGTGGCGCTGGCGGTCAGCCGCGCCATCGGCCTGGCCCTGCATCTGTGGCTGTGGCGCATTCATCTCGGCGTCACCCTGGTGCGCAGCGACTGGTGGCGCCTGCCGCGCCGCGAGCTGGCGGCGGTGCTGCATATCGGCCTGCCCGGCGCGGCCGAGAACATCGCCTACCGCCTGGCCTTCATGTTCAGCGTGGCGACGGCGGCGCAACTGGGCGCCACCTCGCTGGCGACCCAGGCCTACGTGCTGCAGTTGATGGGCGGGGTGATGATGTTCAGTATCGCCACCGGCCTGGCGGTGGAAATCGTGGTCGGCTACCTGATCGGCGCGGGCGACCTGCGCGAGGCGCACGCCGTGGTGCGGCGCGCGCTGAAGATCGGCCTGGTGGCGTGCGTGGTGATCGCCGCCGCCGCCGCGCTGGGCGGCCGCTGGCTGCTAGGCTGGTTCACGCAGGACCAGCAGATCGTCGACGCCGGCATCACGCTACTGTGGATCACGGTGCTGCTGGAGCCGGGCCGCACCTTCAACCTGGTGGTGATCAACGCGCTGCGCGCGGCCGGCGACGCCCGTTTCCCGGTGATGGCGGGCGCCTTGTCGATGTTGCTGGTACTGGCCGGCGGCAGCTGGGTGCTGGGCGTGGTGCTGGGCTGGGGCCTGGTCAGCGTGTGGATCGCCTATGTCGCCGACGAATGGATACGCGGCTTGATCATGTGGCACCGCTGGCAAACCCACGCCTGGGTGCCGCACGCGCGGGCGTCGCGCAAGCGGCTGCGGCCCGCGATCGTGGTCGAGGGATGA
- a CDS encoding methyl-accepting chemotaxis protein has product MKLPQLKTGARVLASFAMLLLAMACMSAVSLWRLQSANDTASNLVDEKLAKQQLTSELLGVAELNGLRAISIARSDSLEVGDIFQAQLVAGEKVAAGMDRRLAAMPADGVERELLLAVGARRAAYLALRADLFKLKDSGRIQEVSDLLDTRLAGAFGAYTGALQKLLAYQTQEARTMAALSASQYRSSRALLIGLGLATLALGAVLALMLTRSIVRPLTRAVALAEQVAAGQLHVVIEHGRGDEIGQLFDALSHMTGRLADTVGRVRDGAVAIDSASREIANGNMDLSRRTEHQAGALQETASAMVQLTSAVRANSGNARQANALALSASEVAEKGGKVVSEVVRTMAGINDYAHKIVDITGVIDSIAFQTNILALNAAVEAARAGEQGRGFAVVASEVRNLAQRSAAAAKQIKQLINDSAGQIASGSALAEDAGATMDDIVLSVRKVTAIMASISSASAEQEHGIGQVTTAIGEMDGVTQQNAALVEEAAAAAAAMQAQAKELAQLVGSFKIDAAAPKSPMPTKSSVHRIHVGRISAA; this is encoded by the coding sequence ATGAAACTCCCTCAATTGAAGACCGGCGCGCGCGTGCTGGCGTCGTTCGCCATGCTGCTGTTGGCGATGGCCTGCATGTCGGCCGTGTCGCTGTGGCGCCTGCAGTCCGCCAACGACACCGCGTCCAATCTGGTCGATGAAAAGCTGGCCAAGCAGCAGTTGACGTCCGAGCTGCTCGGCGTGGCCGAGCTCAATGGCCTGCGGGCGATCTCCATCGCCCGCAGCGACAGCCTCGAAGTGGGCGACATCTTCCAAGCGCAACTGGTCGCCGGCGAGAAGGTGGCGGCGGGCATGGATCGCCGCCTGGCCGCGATGCCGGCCGACGGCGTGGAGCGCGAGCTGCTGCTGGCCGTTGGCGCGAGGCGCGCAGCGTATCTGGCCTTGCGTGCCGACTTGTTCAAGTTGAAGGACAGCGGACGGATACAGGAAGTGAGCGACTTGCTCGACACCCGCCTGGCCGGCGCCTTTGGCGCCTATACCGGCGCGCTGCAAAAACTGCTGGCGTATCAAACGCAGGAGGCCAGGACGATGGCCGCGCTGTCGGCCAGCCAGTATCGAAGCAGCCGCGCGCTGCTGATCGGGCTCGGACTGGCGACCCTGGCGCTGGGCGCGGTGCTGGCGCTGATGCTGACCCGCAGTATCGTGCGTCCGCTGACACGCGCGGTGGCGCTGGCCGAACAGGTCGCGGCCGGCCAACTGCACGTGGTCATCGAGCATGGACGCGGCGACGAGATCGGCCAGCTGTTCGACGCGCTGAGCCACATGACGGGCCGCCTGGCCGACACCGTCGGCCGGGTGCGCGACGGCGCGGTGGCGATCGATTCGGCCTCGCGCGAAATCGCCAACGGCAATATGGATCTGTCGCGCCGCACCGAGCATCAGGCCGGGGCGCTGCAGGAGACCGCGTCGGCGATGGTGCAACTGACGTCGGCGGTGCGCGCAAACAGCGGCAACGCGCGCCAGGCCAATGCGCTGGCCTTGTCGGCGTCGGAGGTCGCGGAAAAGGGCGGCAAGGTGGTGTCGGAGGTGGTGCGGACGATGGCCGGGATCAACGACTACGCGCACAAGATCGTCGACATCACCGGCGTGATCGACAGCATCGCCTTCCAGACCAATATCCTGGCGTTGAACGCCGCCGTCGAAGCGGCGCGCGCGGGCGAGCAGGGTCGCGGCTTCGCGGTGGTCGCTTCCGAAGTGCGCAATCTGGCGCAGCGTTCGGCGGCGGCGGCCAAGCAGATCAAACAACTGATCAACGACTCGGCCGGCCAAATCGCCAGCGGCAGCGCGCTTGCCGAAGACGCCGGCGCGACGATGGACGACATCGTGCTGAGCGTGCGCAAGGTCACCGCCATCATGGCCTCGATCAGCAGCGCCAGCGCCGAGCAGGAACACGGCATCGGCCAGGTGACGACCGCCATCGGCGAGATGGACGGCGTCACGCAGCAAAACGCCGCGCTGGTCGAGGAGGCGGCGGCGGCGGCGGCGGCGATGCAAGCGCAGGCGAAGGAACTGGCGCAACTGGTCGGCTCCTTCAAGATCGACGCCGCCGCGCCAAAGTCACCAATGCCAACGAAATCCAGCGTCCATCGGATCCACGTAGGTCGGATTAGCGCAGCGTAA
- a CDS encoding porin, with product MKSLTALAILGAFCATAYAQDGPPITISGFGTGAVTRTDTDDAEFSRLNQASGARKDWRTGVDSNLGLQVTGKLSDTISFTAQGLVRKYGDEDSYGAELTWAFAKIKLSDDFSVRLGRVGLPVYMISDVRNVGYANTMLRPPTEVYRQVPFDSADGGDITYQHAFGDSTVTAQFGIGRANVRLNDGVQVDFKPAMAAQVLLENGPFTYRLGHSRTKLTINDSPNVQTLTTAFTALKMTGILAQIPSRDVTGTFNSAGISMDYHNIIGMAEYAKRKTDTRLVHDTTSWYVMLGYRWGKFVPFVMHGDVKQDSIRSFATLPTTGPLAPLAAGANSALKAGLQSSTAIGLRWDFYKSAAFKVQMDRVKTRDGNGYFLAPKPGFAGSTVNVYAAAIDFVF from the coding sequence ATGAAATCGCTGACGGCGCTGGCCATCCTTGGCGCTTTTTGCGCGACGGCCTACGCACAGGACGGCCCGCCGATCACCATCAGCGGTTTCGGCACCGGCGCGGTGACGCGGACCGATACCGATGACGCGGAGTTTTCACGCCTCAACCAGGCCAGCGGCGCGCGCAAGGACTGGCGCACCGGCGTCGATTCCAACCTTGGACTGCAGGTCACCGGCAAACTGAGCGACACCATCTCGTTCACCGCGCAAGGCCTGGTGCGCAAATACGGCGACGAGGACAGCTACGGCGCCGAATTGACCTGGGCCTTCGCCAAGATCAAGCTGAGCGACGACTTTTCCGTGCGCCTGGGCCGCGTCGGCCTGCCGGTCTATATGATCTCGGACGTGCGCAACGTCGGCTACGCCAACACCATGCTTCGCCCGCCGACCGAGGTGTATCGCCAGGTGCCATTCGACAGCGCCGACGGCGGCGACATCACCTACCAGCACGCGTTCGGCGACAGCACCGTGACCGCGCAGTTCGGGATCGGCAGGGCCAACGTGCGCCTCAACGACGGCGTGCAAGTGGACTTCAAGCCGGCCATGGCGGCGCAGGTGCTGCTTGAAAACGGGCCGTTCACCTACCGGCTTGGCCATTCGCGCACCAAGTTGACCATCAACGACAGCCCGAACGTGCAAACGCTCACCACCGCCTTCACGGCGCTGAAAATGACCGGCATCCTGGCGCAGATCCCGTCGCGCGACGTCACGGGCACCTTCAACTCGGCCGGCATCAGCATGGACTACCACAACATCATCGGCATGGCCGAATATGCCAAGCGCAAGACCGACACCCGCCTGGTGCATGACACCACATCCTGGTATGTGATGCTGGGCTACCGTTGGGGAAAATTCGTACCGTTCGTGATGCACGGGGACGTGAAGCAGGACAGCATCCGCAGCTTCGCGACGCTGCCGACCACCGGTCCGCTGGCGCCGCTGGCGGCCGGCGCGAACAGCGCGCTCAAGGCGGGCCTGCAATCGAGCACCGCGATCGGCTTGCGCTGGGACTTCTACAAATCGGCGGCGTTCAAGGTGCAGATGGACCGTGTCAAGACGCGTGACGGCAACGGCTACTTCCTCGCCCCCAAGCCCGGCTTTGCCGGCAGCACGGTGAATGTCTACGCCGCCGCCATCGATTTCGTCTTCTAA
- a CDS encoding response regulator produces the protein MLSGPARAGAERWDKLATPLFEHLGLEQGLPHPVGMALAQDGDGYIWIGTQSGLARWDGYRVRSFHHNAGDPTSLPGDFIQTLHVDARGRLWVGTATAGLAMYDNRKEHFVRFNEELGQGLVSAIASDAKGNLWIGTPAGLKFYDAISGTVTSHTRETAPGLPDNQVRALLVDRAGNLWIGTGTGLARMKPGGAITAIPVGAAGQGGWSDTVMALGENSRGQIAFGTLKSGVGTVDPLADRGRLLALKGVKDMESNMVLSLAESTPGNWWAGTYGGGIVEYHAATGRANRILHQPAVPLSLSNDRTAALLRDRSGMIWVSTERGVDIHDPHSESIDSVFGGEGKLEAAVTALMTDSRREVWIALADQGIDIVATDGARRAALRPDPHQPETALPNRVVLALAEAEPGEAWIGTQLGLYRTRGGGRAVKRVALPQESRYPRIGTILKRDGQLWLGTFDGLLRYDVAAGTVKRYAQGAPEAGGLTDNRIHAVVPDADGALWIATRNGLNRLDPGSGNIEQIHAAPALPTALSEAVISSLVIDGRGRLWVGTYGGGICVMTGRDARGAPVFERVGVAEGLSTGTIMALQSDPAGRIWAATSDSIAVVDATTLKARALARADGLAFRTFFIGASTVTNERELLFGATSGMAVVYSGRLNDWGYRPPLVISAVRVDQRALTPEQLSAPEGPTLTLTPDTQSFEVELAALDYSAPQRNRYAYLLEGFDRRWTEADASRRVASYNRLPPGAYRLRLRGSNREGLWNVDELSLRVVVLPAWHQTWWARTGYLLAAGLLAWALVRWRVRQLHNKGEALQALVYSRTRHLEKLNAIVKSINEQLDFDALLQTILQESTVIKGIDTALALVREAGTETLTLRAAWGRIDAAADIYSIDLRRAELRYAPPESMIAPDIFEIHHPNSLPGDVCAMLAVRVVIDGQVEGYLIFENYQYQTRFEASDLDLLKALKEPFVSAYQKARALRMIEQARANAEAATRAKSEFLANISHEIRTPMNAILGFAGLGTHLDLPPQPLDYFRKIGRAGQSLLEIINDVLDFSKIESGKLELEALPFDLPDTLNQLADLFSWRAAERGLELVIWSAPDVPANLLGDPLRLSQILVNLVGNALKFTARGHIELRVELDPNIAAADVAPGAYALRFTVEDSGLGISGEQQARLFQAFAQADASTTRLYGGTGLGLAISQQLVRKMGGVIAVDSEPGVGSSFSFTVQLHPAADQTPRLLPLPAQVLGKRVLVVDDCEAARHMLKIQLGGLGLRTRAVASGAAAVAALQLEPYDILLIDADMPDLDGIETLHRIGADPELARVPAILMVTAYAREHDTDAAAQTRRMPFIDKPANPYLLRSAILTALGLDAGQAAVKAPATPSFAVQRIRGAHVLVVDDNSINQQVASEILQRAGVRVDLAASGDEAARMVQARRYDAVLMDIQMPDMDGYQATALIRADERHAALPIIAMTAHAVAGYRERCLDMDMNDYVTKPIDPDTLYAVLATWVRHDAARAPVDEQETTPAPRAQGLAPAAQSNARPGIDMQAALERLGGHSALLTRLLGLFAQDFGATLQHIHDAIDAGDLARAAELVHKIRGAAGNISAPDLFEAATALEQRLREHESALPQLLSNFEQAFEIVMHSAHDEIAKQSSGPPAARENTGQSH, from the coding sequence ATGCTTTCCGGCCCCGCCAGGGCCGGCGCCGAGCGCTGGGACAAACTGGCCACCCCGCTGTTCGAACATCTCGGCCTCGAACAAGGCTTGCCGCATCCGGTCGGCATGGCGCTGGCGCAGGATGGCGACGGCTACATCTGGATCGGCACGCAGAGCGGCCTGGCGCGCTGGGACGGTTACCGCGTGCGCAGCTTCCACCACAACGCCGGCGACCCGACCAGCCTTCCCGGCGATTTCATTCAAACGCTGCACGTCGACGCGCGCGGGCGCCTGTGGGTCGGCACCGCCACCGCCGGCCTGGCGATGTACGACAATCGCAAGGAGCATTTCGTCCGCTTCAACGAGGAGTTGGGCCAGGGCCTGGTCAGCGCGATCGCCAGCGACGCCAAGGGCAATCTCTGGATAGGCACGCCCGCCGGTCTCAAATTCTACGACGCCATCTCCGGCACGGTGACCAGCCATACCCGCGAAACGGCGCCCGGCCTGCCGGACAACCAGGTCCGCGCGCTGCTGGTGGACCGCGCCGGCAACCTGTGGATCGGCACCGGCACCGGGCTGGCGCGGATGAAACCCGGCGGCGCCATCACCGCTATTCCGGTCGGCGCCGCCGGCCAGGGTGGCTGGAGCGACACCGTCATGGCGCTGGGTGAAAACAGCCGGGGGCAGATCGCCTTCGGCACGCTCAAAAGCGGCGTCGGCACGGTCGATCCGCTGGCCGACCGCGGCCGTCTGCTTGCGCTCAAAGGCGTCAAGGACATGGAATCGAACATGGTGCTGTCGCTCGCCGAGAGCACGCCCGGTAACTGGTGGGCCGGCACCTATGGCGGCGGCATCGTCGAGTACCACGCCGCCACCGGCCGCGCGAACCGCATACTGCACCAGCCGGCCGTTCCGCTCAGCCTCAGTAACGACCGCACCGCCGCATTGCTGCGCGACCGCAGCGGCATGATCTGGGTCAGCACGGAGCGCGGCGTCGACATCCACGATCCGCACAGCGAGAGCATCGACTCGGTGTTCGGCGGCGAGGGCAAGCTGGAGGCGGCGGTCACCGCGCTGATGACCGACAGCCGCCGCGAGGTATGGATCGCGCTGGCCGACCAGGGCATCGACATCGTGGCCACCGACGGCGCGCGGCGCGCGGCGCTGCGGCCCGACCCGCACCAGCCGGAAACGGCGCTGCCCAACCGCGTGGTGCTGGCGCTGGCCGAGGCCGAGCCGGGCGAAGCCTGGATCGGCACCCAGCTCGGTTTGTACCGCACCCGGGGCGGTGGCCGCGCCGTCAAGCGCGTCGCGCTGCCGCAGGAGAGTCGATATCCGCGCATCGGCACCATCCTCAAACGCGACGGCCAGCTCTGGCTGGGCACTTTCGACGGGCTGCTGCGCTACGATGTCGCCGCCGGCACTGTCAAGCGCTACGCCCAGGGCGCGCCGGAAGCCGGCGGCTTGACCGACAACCGTATCCACGCGGTGGTCCCCGACGCCGACGGCGCGCTGTGGATCGCCACCCGCAACGGCCTCAATCGACTCGATCCGGGGAGCGGCAATATAGAGCAGATCCACGCCGCGCCGGCCCTGCCCACCGCGCTCTCGGAGGCCGTCATCAGTTCCCTGGTGATCGACGGCCGCGGCAGGCTGTGGGTGGGCACCTACGGCGGCGGCATCTGCGTGATGACGGGCCGCGACGCCAGGGGCGCGCCGGTGTTCGAACGCGTCGGCGTCGCCGAGGGGCTGTCGACCGGCACCATCATGGCGTTGCAGTCGGACCCCGCCGGCCGCATCTGGGCCGCCACCTCCGACAGCATCGCCGTGGTCGACGCCACCACGCTCAAGGCGCGCGCGCTGGCCCGCGCCGACGGCCTGGCGTTCCGCACCTTCTTCATCGGCGCCAGCACCGTCACCAACGAGCGCGAGCTGCTGTTCGGCGCCACCTCCGGCATGGCGGTGGTGTACAGCGGGCGCCTGAACGACTGGGGCTACCGTCCGCCGCTGGTGATCAGCGCCGTGCGGGTCGACCAGCGCGCGCTGACGCCGGAGCAGCTCAGCGCGCCCGAGGGGCCGACCCTCACCTTGACGCCGGACACCCAGAGCTTCGAGGTGGAGCTGGCGGCGCTGGACTACTCCGCGCCGCAGCGCAACCGCTACGCCTACCTACTGGAAGGCTTCGACCGCCGCTGGACCGAGGCCGACGCCAGCCGCCGTGTGGCCAGCTACAACAGGCTGCCGCCGGGCGCCTACCGCCTGCGCCTGCGCGGCAGCAACCGCGAGGGCTTGTGGAATGTCGACGAGCTGTCGTTGCGGGTGGTGGTGCTGCCGGCCTGGCACCAGACCTGGTGGGCCAGGACCGGCTACCTGCTGGCCGCCGGCCTGCTGGCGTGGGCGCTGGTGCGCTGGCGCGTCCGGCAGCTGCACAACAAGGGCGAGGCGCTGCAGGCGCTGGTCTACTCGCGCACCCGGCATCTGGAAAAACTCAACGCCATCGTCAAATCGATCAACGAGCAGCTGGACTTCGACGCGCTGCTGCAGACCATCCTGCAGGAATCGACCGTCATCAAGGGCATCGATACGGCGCTTGCGCTGGTGCGCGAAGCCGGCACGGAGACACTGACGTTGCGCGCGGCCTGGGGCCGCATCGACGCCGCCGCCGACATCTACAGCATCGACCTGCGCCGGGCGGAGCTGCGCTACGCCCCGCCGGAATCCATGATCGCGCCGGACATCTTCGAGATCCACCATCCCAATTCGCTGCCGGGCGACGTCTGCGCGATGCTGGCGGTGCGCGTGGTGATCGACGGCCAGGTCGAGGGCTATCTGATTTTCGAGAACTACCAGTACCAGACCAGGTTCGAGGCGAGCGATCTCGATCTGCTCAAGGCGCTGAAGGAACCATTCGTTTCGGCGTACCAGAAGGCGCGGGCGCTGCGCATGATCGAGCAGGCGCGCGCCAACGCGGAGGCGGCCACGCGCGCCAAGAGCGAATTCCTGGCCAACATCAGCCACGAGATCCGCACGCCGATGAACGCCATCCTCGGCTTTGCCGGCCTGGGCACCCACCTCGACCTGCCACCGCAACCGCTGGACTACTTCCGCAAGATCGGCCGTGCCGGACAAAGCCTGCTCGAGATCATCAACGACGTGCTGGACTTCTCGAAGATCGAATCGGGCAAGCTGGAACTGGAGGCCCTGCCCTTCGACCTGCCCGACACGCTCAACCAGCTGGCCGACCTGTTCTCCTGGCGCGCCGCCGAACGGGGGCTGGAACTGGTGATCTGGTCGGCCCCGGACGTGCCGGCCAACCTGCTGGGCGATCCGCTGCGCCTGAGCCAGATCCTGGTCAACCTGGTCGGCAACGCGCTCAAATTCACCGCGCGCGGCCACATCGAGCTGCGTGTGGAACTGGACCCGAACATCGCCGCCGCCGACGTCGCCCCGGGCGCGTACGCGCTGCGCTTCACGGTCGAGGACAGCGGCCTTGGCATCAGCGGCGAACAGCAGGCGCGCCTGTTCCAGGCCTTCGCCCAGGCCGACGCCAGCACCACGCGGCTCTATGGCGGCACCGGACTGGGACTGGCGATCTCGCAGCAACTGGTGCGCAAGATGGGCGGCGTGATCGCGGTCGACAGCGAACCCGGCGTCGGCAGCAGCTTCAGTTTCACGGTGCAGCTGCACCCGGCCGCCGACCAGACCCCGCGCCTGCTGCCGCTGCCGGCGCAGGTGCTGGGCAAGCGCGTGCTGGTGGTCGACGACTGCGAAGCGGCGCGCCACATGCTCAAGATCCAGCTGGGCGGTCTCGGGCTGCGGACGCGCGCCGTGGCCTCGGGCGCGGCGGCGGTGGCCGCCCTGCAGCTGGAGCCCTACGACATCCTGCTGATCGACGCCGACATGCCGGACCTGGACGGCATCGAAACGCTGCACCGCATCGGCGCCGACCCGGAACTGGCGCGCGTTCCGGCGATCCTCATGGTCACCGCCTACGCACGCGAACACGATACCGACGCCGCCGCGCAAACCCGCCGCATGCCTTTCATCGACAAACCGGCCAATCCTTACCTGCTGCGCAGCGCGATCCTGACGGCGCTCGGGCTGGACGCCGGACAAGCCGCCGTCAAGGCGCCCGCGACGCCCTCGTTCGCGGTCCAACGCATACGCGGCGCGCATGTGCTGGTGGTCGACGACAATAGCATCAACCAGCAGGTGGCGAGTGAAATTTTGCAGCGCGCCGGCGTCCGGGTCGACCTGGCCGCCAGCGGCGACGAGGCGGCGCGCATGGTCCAGGCGCGCCGCTACGACGCGGTGCTGATGGACATCCAGATGCCCGACATGGACGGCTACCAGGCCACGGCGCTGATCCGCGCCGACGAGCGCCACGCCGCGCTGCCGATCATCGCCATGACGGCGCACGCGGTGGCCGGCTACCGCGAGCGATGCCTGGACATGGACATGAACGATTACGTCACCAAGCCTATCGATCCCGACACGCTCTACGCGGTGCTGGCCACCTGGGTGCGGCACGACGCCGCGCGCGCGCCGGTGGACGAGCAGGAGACGACGCCGGCGCCGCGCGCGCAGGGCCTGGCGCCGGCGGCGCAGTCCAACGCGCGTCCGGGCATCGACATGCAGGCCGCGCTGGAGCGCCTGGGCGGCCACAGCGCGCTGCTGACGCGGCTTCTGGGCCTGTTCGCGCAGGATTTCGGCGCCACTTTGCAACACATTCATGATGCAATCGACGCCGGCGACCTGGCGCGGGCGGCCGAACTTGTGCACAAGATCCGTGGCGCGGCCGGAAACATTTCCGCGCCCGATCTGTTTGAGGCCGCCACGGCCCTGGAGCAACGTCTCAGAGAGCATGAGTCGGCATTACCGCAGCTATTGAGCAATTTCGAGCAGGCGTTCGAGATCGTCATGCACAGCGCGCACGACGAGATCGCCAAACAATCTTCGGGCCCGCCGGCGGCCAGGGAAAACACCGGGCAAAGCCACTAG
- a CDS encoding 2-hydroxyacid dehydrogenase has protein sequence MKPQLLVLAASPSAAVMEQLDAHFECHHAWRQPRELQPEYIRSVAAGVRGLLTTGAIGVGPALLDQLPALEIVAVNGIGTDAVALEATRARGIVVTNTPGVLTDDVADLALTLLLAAARRLPALDRYVRSGAWEAGQPLSPTRALRGKVCGVFGFGRIGQAVAARAEAFGMRALYFQPRAIAGVAQERSASLLELARASDYLVVCAPGGAATRHAVDAQVLAALGPEGTLVNIARGSLVDQQALIAALREGALGMAALDVFDDEPRVPAALRELDNVVLAPHVGSLTVETRHAMGQLVVDNLVAHFEGRALLTPVA, from the coding sequence ATGAAACCTCAACTCCTGGTGCTGGCCGCCAGCCCGTCGGCCGCCGTCATGGAACAACTGGACGCCCACTTCGAATGCCACCATGCCTGGCGCCAGCCGCGCGAGCTGCAGCCGGAATATATCCGCAGCGTGGCCGCCGGCGTGCGCGGTCTGCTGACCACCGGCGCCATCGGCGTCGGCCCGGCGCTGCTGGACCAGTTGCCGGCGCTGGAAATCGTCGCCGTCAACGGCATCGGCACCGACGCCGTGGCGCTGGAGGCGACGCGCGCGCGCGGCATAGTCGTCACCAACACGCCCGGCGTGCTGACCGACGACGTGGCCGATCTGGCGCTGACGTTGTTGCTGGCGGCGGCGCGGCGCCTGCCCGCGCTGGACCGCTACGTGCGCAGCGGCGCCTGGGAGGCGGGGCAGCCGCTGTCGCCCACGCGCGCCCTGCGCGGCAAGGTCTGCGGCGTGTTCGGTTTCGGCCGCATCGGCCAGGCGGTGGCGGCGCGGGCCGAGGCGTTCGGCATGCGCGCGCTGTATTTCCAGCCGCGCGCGATCGCCGGCGTCGCGCAGGAGCGCAGCGCGTCCCTGCTGGAACTGGCGCGGGCCAGCGACTATCTGGTGGTGTGCGCGCCGGGCGGCGCGGCGACGCGGCATGCGGTGGACGCGCAGGTGCTGGCGGCGCTGGGGCCGGAGGGAACCCTGGTCAATATCGCGCGCGGTTCGCTGGTGGACCAGCAGGCGCTGATCGCGGCCCTGCGCGAGGGCGCGCTGGGGATGGCGGCGCTCGACGTGTTCGACGACGAACCGCGCGTGCCGGCCGCGCTGCGCGAGCTCGATAACGTGGTGCTGGCGCCGCACGTGGGCAGCCTGACGGTGGAGACCCGTCACGCGATGGGGCAGCTGGTGGTGGATAATCTTGTTGCCCACTTCGAGGGACGCGCACTCCTGACGCCCGTCGCATAA